ATATTCGCATCGGCGTGCCCAACGCCAATCGCCCGCGCCAGGAAACCCAAGGTCTGATTGGCTTCTTCATCAACACCTTGGTGTTGCGCGTTGAGCTGGACGGGCGCCTGCCGTTCAATCAGCTGTTGGCTGCCACGCGCCAGGCTGCGCTGGGCGCCCAGGCCCACCAGGACCTGCCCTTCGAACAACTGCTGGAAGCCTTCCCCCAGGCCCGCGAACAAGGCCTGTTCCAGGTCATGTTCAACCACCAGCAACGCGATTTGAGCGCCTTGCGCCGCTTGCCGGGCATGCTTGCCGATGAGCTGCCATGGCACAGCCGCGAAGCCAAGTTCGACCTGCAACTGCACACTGAAGAAGAACGTAACGGGCGCCTGAGCCTGGCGTTCGACTACGCCGATGAACTGTTCGACAGCGCGACCATCCAGCGCCTGGCCGAGCATTTTGTCAGCCTGCTGCAAGCGGTGTGCGAGCAGCCGGAGCACGCCATCGGCGACCTCAAGCTGATGCACACAGACGAGCAGCAGCCATGGAGCGAAGCTCCGTGTGCCCCGGCCCAGCAGTGGCTACCCGAATTGCTCAGCCAACAAGTCTCGGACAACACCGCACTGGTCTGGCAAGGCGGCAGCCTTACCTTCGCCCAACTGCACACCCAGGCCAATCGCCTGGCCCACTACCTGCGCGACAAAGGCGTCGGCCCGGATGTGTGCGTGGCCATCGCCGCCGAGCGTTCGCCACAGCTACTGATCGGCCTGTTGGCAATCATCAAGGCCGGCGGCGCCTATGTGCCCCTCGACCCGGATTACCCCGCCGACCGCCTGGCCTACATGCTCAAGGACAGCGGCGTACACCTGTTGCTGACCCAAACCGCACTGCTTGAACTGCTGCCGGCCACCGAGGGCGTGTGCGTGATCGCCATGGACAGCCTGCACCTGGACAGCTGGCCGACCCAGGCGCCGGGCCTGCACCTGAATGGCGACAACCTCGCTTACGTGATCTACACCTCCGGCTCCACCGGCCAGCCCAAAGGCGTGGGCAATACCCATGCGGCCCTGGCCGAGCGCTTGCAGTGGATGCAGGCCACTTACCAACTGAACGACACCGATGTGCTGATGCAAAAGGCACCGATCAGTTTTGACGTGTCGGTGTGGGAGTGTTTCTGGCCGCTGATCACCGGCTGCCGCCTGGTGCTGGCCGGCCCGGGTGAACATCGCGACCCGCACCGCATTGCGCAGCTGGTGCAGGAGCATGGCGTGACCACGCTGCACTTTGTGCCGCCGCTGTTGCAGCTGTTTATCGATGAGCCACTGGTGGCCGAGTGCACCAGCCTGCGGCGTCTGTTCTCCGGCGGTGAAGCCTTGCCTGCCGAGCTGCGTAACCGCGTATTGGCGCAGTTGCCGGCGGTGCAATTGCACAACCGTTATGGCCCGACCGAAACCGCGATCAATGTGACCCACTGGCATTGCCAGGTTGCGGATGGCGAGCGCTCGCCCATTGGCCGGCCGCTGGGCAATGTGATCTGCCGCGTGCTGGATGAGCAACTTAACCCGTTGCCGGCCGGTGTGCCGGGCGAACTGTGCATCGGCGGCATCGGCCTGGCGCGCGGTTACCTGGGCCGCGCCGGGCTGACCGCCGAGCGTTTTGTCGCCGATCCGCTGGGCGAACCCGGCACCCGCCTGTACCGCACCGGCGACCGCGTGCGTTGGAGCGCCGATGGCGTGCTCGAATACCTCGGCCGCCTTGATCAGCAGGTTAAATTGCGTGGCTTTCGTGTAGAGCCTGAAGAAATCGAAGCCCGTATGCTGGCGCTGGACGGCATCGCTCAAGCCGTAGTGCTGGTGCGTGACGCACAACTGATTGGCTACTACACCGCGCAGATGGAGCTTGCCGAGCAGGACGTAAAAGCCGCCCTGGCCGCTGAGCTGCCGGAGTACATGGTGCCCGCCTTGCTGATGCGCCTGGCCGCCATGCCCCTGAGCCCCAGCGGCAAACTCGACCGCCGCGCCTTACCGGACCCAGTGTGGCAAACCCGCGAGCACATCGAGCCTGCAACGCCGTTGCAGCAGCAGATTGCCGCGATCTGGCGCGAAGTGCTGGGCTTGCCACGTATCGGCCTGGGCGACGACTTTTTCGCCCTCGGCGGCCACTCGTTGCTGGCCACGCAAATCATCTCGCGCACCCGCCAGGCTTGCGACGTCGAGTTGCCGTTGCGCACCTTGTTCGAAGCCAGCGAGCTGGGTGCGTTTGCCGAGCAAGTGGCTGTGATCCAGGCGTCGGGCCAACGCAATCAGCAAACCGCTATCGCCAGGGTCGACCGCAGCGCGCCGGTGCCGCTGTCTTATTCCCAGCAGCGCATGTGGTTCCTCTGGCAGATGGAGCCCGACAGCCCGGCCTACAACGTCGGTGGCATGGCGCGTCTGCGCGGCATACTGGATGTAGGGCGTTTTGAGGCGGCGTTGCAAGCCTTGATCATGCGCCACGAAACCCTGCGCACCACCTTCCCGAGCGTCGATGGCGTGGCATATCAGAAGGTCGCGGTGCAAACCGGCTTGCGCATGGATTGGCAGGATTTCTCCGCGCTCAATGAAACCGAGCGTCAGCAGCGCCTGCAAGATTTCGCCGATCAAGAAGCCCACACGCCGTTCAACCTGGAAATCGGGCCGCTGTTGCGTGCTTGCGTGGTCAAGGCCGGCGAGCAGGAGCACTACTTCGTGCTGACCCTGCACCATATCGTCACCGAAGGCTGGGCCATGGACATTTTCGCCCGTGAACTGGGCGCGCTGTACGAGGCGTTTATCGACGAACGCGACTCGCCGCTGGCGCCGCTGGCGGTGCAATACCTCGACTACAGCGTGTGGCAGCGCCAGTGGCTGGAGTCCGGCGAGCGTCAGCGCCAACTGGACTACTGGACCGCACAGCTGGGCCACGAGCATCCTTTGCTCGAACTGCCCGCCGACCGCCCACGCCCGCCGGTGCAAAGCCATCAAGGCGAGCTGTACCGCTTCGATCTGAGCGATGATTTGGCCGCTCGCGTGCGCGCCTTCAACGCCGAGCGTGGCCTGACCTTGTTCATGACCATGACCGCCACCCTGGCGGTGTTGCTCTACCGCTACAGCGGCCAGACCGACCTGCGCATCGGCGCGCCGGTGGCCAACCGCATTCGCCCGGAAAGCGAAGGGCTGATCGGCGCGTTCCTCAACACCCAGGTGCTGCGTTGCCAGCTCAATGGGCAGATGAATGTGGCGGAGTTGTTCGAGCAGGTGCGCCATACCGTGATCGACGGCCAGTCGCACCAGGACTTGCCATTCGATCACCTGGTGGAAGCCCTGCAACCGCCGCGCAGCGCGGCCTATAACCCGCTGTTCCAGGTGATGTGCAACGTGCAGCGTTGGGAGTTCCAGCAAAGCCGCCAACTGGCGGGCATGACCGTCGAATACCTGGTCAACGATGCGCGGGCGACCAAGTTCGACCTCAACCTGGAAGTCACCGACCTCGACCATCGCCTGGGTTGCTGCCTGACCTACAGCACCGATTTGTTCGACGAGCCGCGTATTGCGCGGATGGCCGCACATTGGCAAAACCTGTTGGAAGCGTTGATCGCCAACCCGCAACAGCGACTGAGCGAGTTGCCCTTGCTGACGGCCGCTGAGCAGCGCGCATTGCACAGTAGCCTGGGTGTCGAGGCGGGTGAACACCGTCTGGATCAGTGCATTCACCCACTGTTCAGCCAACAAGCCGTGGCTCGCCCGGATGCAGCGGCGTTGACCTTTGCCGGGGGTACGCTCAGCTATCGCGAACTGAACGAGCGCGCCAACCGCCTGGCGTGGATGCTGCGTGAGCGCGGTGTCGGCCCGCAAGTGCGGGTCGGCCTGGCGTTGCCGCGTTCGCTGGAAATGGTCATCGGCCTGCTGGCGATCCTCAAGGCCGGCGGCGCCTATGTGCCGCTGGACCCGGAATACCCGCTCGACCGCCTGCATTACATGATTGAAGACAGCGGCATCGGCCTGCTGCTCAGTGATGCGGCGATGTTCGAAGCCCTTGGCGAGCTGCCTGCCACCGTGGCGTGCTGGTGCCTGGAAGATGACTTGCCGGTGCTGGCCAATTACCCTGCCGACGAGCTGCCGTTTATCAGCCTGCCGCAACATCAGGCGTACCTGATCTACACCTCCGGCTCCACCGGCAAGCCGAAAGGCGTGGTGGTGTCCCACGGCGAAATCGCCATGCATTGCCAGGCCGTGATCGAGCGCTTTGGCATGCGCGCGGATGATTGCGAGCTGCACTTCTACTCCATCAACTTCGACGCCGCCACCGAGCGTTTACTGGTGCCGTTGCTCAGCGGTGCGCAGGTGGTGTTGCGCGCTCAAGGCCAATGGGATGCCGAAGAAATCTGCGCGCTGATCCGTGCCCATGGCATCACTATCCTCGGCTTTACCCCAAGCTATGGCAGCCAGTTGGCGCAATGGCTGGCAACCCAGCAGCAGACCTTGCCGGTGCGCATGTGCATCACCGGCGGCGAGGCGCTGACCGGCGAACACTTGCAGCGTATCCGTGCGGCGTTCCAGCCCGAGCTATTTTTCAACGCCTATGGCCCGACCGAAACCGTGGTGATGCCGCTGGCCAGTCTGGCGCCGGAGGTGTTGGAAGAGGGCGCCGCCAGCGTGCCGATCGGCAGCATCATCGGCGCTCGCGTGGCCTACATTCTCGACGCAGACCTGGCGCTGGTGCCCCAAGGTGCGACCGGCGAGTTGTATGTCGGCGGCGCGGGTCTGGCCCAGGGTTATCACGAACGTGCGGGCATGACGGCCGAGCGGTTTGTCGCCGATCCGTTTGCTGCCGATGGGGGCCGTTTGTACCGCACCGGCGACCTGGTGCGCCAACGCGCCGACGGCCTGGTGGAGTACCTGGGCCGTATCGACCATCAAGTGAAGATTCGCGGTTTCCGCATCGAGCTGGGCGAAATTGAAACGCGCCTGCTGGAACACCAAGCCGTGCGCGAAGCCGTGGTGCTGGCGCTGGATTCACCCAGTGGTAAACAGCTGGCGGCCTATCTGGTCAGCGACGCCGAGCCTGCCACTTTGCGCGAAGCGCTGAAGACGCACCTCAAGGCGCAACTGCCGGACTACATGGTGCCCGCGCACCTGATCGTGCTCGACAGCATGCCGCTGACTGCCAATGGCAAGCTCGACCGCCGCGCCTTGCCGCAACTGGATCCTGAGGCCAATCGCCAAACCTACGTGGCGCCACGCAATGAGCTGGAGCAAACCCTGGCGGCCATTTGGTGCGCGGTGTTGAACGTGCAGCAAGTCGGCCTGGACGATAACTTCTTTGAACTGGGTGGTGACTCGATCCTGTCAATCCAGGTGGTCAGCCGTGCGCGGCAGGCCGGGATTCATTTCAGCCCACGGGATTTGTTCCAGCACCAGACCGTGCAAACCCTGGCCGCCGTGGCCACGCGTACCGAACAGGTGACTGCCGAGCAAGGCCTGCTCACCGGCAGCTCGGGCCTGACGCCGATCCAGCACTGGTTCTTTGATACCGAGATCCCCAACCGTCAGCACTGGAACCAGGCATTGCTGCTCAAGCCGCTGCAATTGCTGGAGCCCCATCGCCTGGAGCAAGCGCTGCTGGCGGTGCTGGAACACCATGACGCCTTGCGCTTGAGCTTCTCCAAGCGCGACGCACAATGGCATGCCGAGCACTTGGCCGTGCCCCAAGGCGGCGTGCTGATGCAGGCGCAAGTGCGCGATATGCAGGATTGCACCGCACTGTTCACTGACACTCAACGCAGCCTCGACCTTGAGCATGGCCCGCTGTTGCGCGCCTTGCTGGTGGACGGCCCGCAAGGCCAGCAACGCCTGCTGATCGCGATTCATCACCTGGTGGTGGACGGCGTGTCGTGGCGCGTATTGCTGGAGGATGTGCAAACGGTTTACCGCCAGTTGAGCGACGGCCAGTCCGTCAGCCTGCCCGCCAAGACCAGCGCATTGCGCGATTGGGCGGCGCGCCTGCGCGCTTATGCCGGCAGCGAGTCCCTGCGTGAAGAGTTGAGCCTGTGGCAAGAGCAACTGGCCGGTCCGGCAGTGGCGTTGCCGGTGGAGCGCCCACAGGGTTCGCTGCGCAACCGTGAGGCTGAAACCGTCAGCGTGCGCCTGGGCGCCGAACACACCCGGCAGTTGCTGCAACAAGCGCCGAGCGCATATCGCACCCAAGTCAACGACCTGCTGCTGACGGCGTTGGCCCGCGTGCTGTGCCGCTGGACGGGGCACGCCTCGACCTTGATCCAACTGGAAGGCCATGGCCGTGAAACCCTGTTCGATGAAATCGACCTGACCCGCAGCGTCGGCTGGTTCACCAGTGCTTACCCGTTGCGCCTGACGCCGCAAGCCGGGCAGGGCGACTCGATCAAGGCCATCAAGGAACAACTGCGCGGCGTGCCGCACAAAGGCCTGGGTTATGGCGTGCTGCGTTACCTGGCGGACGATCAGTGCAAGCAGGCCATGGCCGCGCTGCCGACAGCGCAGATCACCTTCAACTACCTCGGCCAGTTCGACCAGAGCTTCGGCGCCGATGCGCTGTTCCATCCGCTGGATGAGTCGGCGGGCCTGGCCCACGACCCGGATGCGCCGCTGCCCAATGAGCTGAGTGTCGACAGCCAGGTGTATGGCGGCGAATTGGTGCTGCGCTGGACCTTCAGCCGTGAGCGGCATAACCAACAGACCATCCGTGAGCTGGCCGATGCCTATGTGGCGGAGCTGCAAAGCCTGACTGAGCATTGCCTCAACGACGAGGCGGGTGGCCTCACGCCGTCCGACTTCCCGCTGGCGCACCTGACTCAATCGCAGCTCGACAGCCTGCCGGTGCCGGCCCACGTCATCGAAGACGTCTACCCGCTGACGCCGATGCAGGAGGGCCTGCTGCTGCACACTTTGCTGGAACCGGGCACCGGCCTCTATTACATGCAGGACCGCTACCGCATCAACAGCGCCCTGGACCCCGAGCGTTTCGCCCAGGCCTGGCAGGCGGTGATCGCCCGGCATGAAGCCTTGCGTGCGTCGTTCTGCTGGAACGTTGGCGAGGACATGCTGCAAGTGATCCACAAGCCGGGCAGCACGCCGATCGAGTACCTGGACTGGAGCCATGACCCCGAAGCCGAACAGGAGCCGCGTCTGCAAGCCTTGCTCAAGGCCGAGCGCGAAGCCGGGTTTGATCTGCTCAACCAGGCGCCGTTCCACCTGCGGCTGATCCGCGTGGGCGAGGCGCGCTACTGGTTCATGATGAGCAACCACCACATCCTGATCGATGCCTGGTGCCGCTCGTTGCTGATGAATGATTTCTTCGACATCTACATGGCCCTGGGTGAGGGTCGCGAAGCACAGTTGGCTACGCCGCCGCGCTACCGCGATTACATCGCCTGGCTGCAACGCCAGAACCTGAATGAAGCGCGCCAGTGGTGGCAGCAGAACCTGCAAGGGTTTGAGCGCACTACGCCGATCCCGAGCGACCGGCCATTCCTGCGTGAACACGCAGGCCACAGTGGCGGCATGGTGGTGGGCGATTGCTACACCCGCCTGGATGCCCGCGACGGTGCGCAACTGCGCGAATTGGCCCAGGCTCATCAACTCACCGTCAACACCTTCGCCCAGGCGGCGTGGGCCTTGGTGCTGCGGCGTTTGAGCGGTGATCGTGACGTGCTGTTTGGCGTTACCGTAGCCGGGCGACCGGTGGAGATGCCCGAGATGCAACGCACCGTCGGCCTGTTTATCAACAGCATCGCGCTGCGGGTGAAACTGCCGGAAGACGACCAGCCTTGCAGCGTGCGCCAGTGGCTGAGCGGCCTGCTCGACAGCAATATGCAACTGCGCGAATACGAATACCTGCCGCTGGTGACTATCCAGGAACACAGTGAACTGCCCAAAGGCCAGCCGCTGTTCGACAGCCTGTTTGTGTTTGAAAACGCGCCGGTGGAAGTCTCGGTGTTGGACCGTGCGCAAAGCCTGAACGCCACCTCGGATTCCGGCCGCACCCACACCAACTTCCCGTTGACGGCCGTGTGTTATCCGGGAGATGACCTCGGCTTGCACCTGTCCTACGACCAGCGTTATTTCGATGCAACCACCGTGCAAGGCATGCTCGGCGAGTTCAAGCGCCTGCTGCTGGCGTTGGTGCAGGGCTTCCATGGCGACATGGCGGATTTGCCGCTGATCGGCGAGCAGGAGCGGGCGTTCCTGGTCGACGGCTGCAACCAGAGCGAGCATGACTACCCGCTGGAGCGCAGTTACATCGAGTTGTTCGAAGCGCAGGTGACGCAACATCCGCAGCGCATCGCCGCCAGTTGCCTGGACCAGCAATGGACCTATGATGAATTGAACCGCCGTAGCAACGGCCTGGGCTACGCGCTGATCGAGGCCGGTGTCGGGCGGGATCAGCCGGTGGCGCTGCTGGCCGAGCGTAACCTGGATTTGCTCGGCATGATCATCGGCAGTTTCAAGGCCGGTGCCGGTTACCTGCCGCTGGACCCAGGTCTGCCAAGCCAGCGTTTGAGCCGCATCATCGACCTGAGCCGCACGCCGTTGCTGGTGTGCACCGAGGCGTGCCGCGAGCAGGCGATTGAGTTGCTCGACGGCACCGACTGCCAGTTACTGGTCTGGGAAGAAGTGCCCGGCCGTGGCGAAAACCCGGGCGTCTACAGTGCGCCGGATAACCTCGCCTATGTGATCTACACCTCCGGCTCCACGGGCTTGCCCAAAGGCGTGATGGTCGAGCAGCGCGGCATGCTCAATAACCAGTTGAGTAAGGTGCCGTATCTGCAACTGACTGACACGGATGTAATCGCCCAGACCGCTTCGCAGAGCTTCGATATTTCTGTGTGGCAGTTCCTCGCTGCGCCGTTGTTTGGCGCGCGGGTGGATATTGTGCCGAACACCATCGCCCATGACCCGCAGGGTTTGCTGGCGCATGTGCAGGCCCAAGGTATTAGCGTGCTGGAGAGTGTGCCGTCGCTGATCCAGGGCATGCTCGCTCAAGAACGCATGAGCCTGGACGGCTTGCGCTGGATGCTGCCGACGGGTGAAGCCATGCCGCCGGAGCTGGCGCATCAGTGGTTGCTGCGTTACCCCGAGATCGGCTTGGTCAACGCTTATGGCCCGGCGGAGTGCTCGGATGACGTGGCGTTCTTCCGCGTTGACCTGGCGTCGACCCGTGGCACGTACCTTCCAATTGGCACGCCAACCGACAACAACCGCTTGTATCTGCTCGATGGTGCGCTGGAGCTGGTACCGCAAGGGGCTGTGGGCGAGTTGTGTGTGGCAGGCACGGGCGTAGGGCGTGGTTATGTCAGCGACCCGTTGCGCACCGCCCAGGTGTTTGTGCCGAACCCGTTCGGTGCGCCGGGCGAGCGGCTGTACCGCACCGGCGACCTGGCGCGTCGGCGCAGCGATGGTGTGCTGGAATATGTCGGGCGTATCGACCATCAGGTGAAGATTCGCGGTTACCGCATCGAACTGGGTGAAATCGAAGCGCGCCTGCATGAACAGCCGGATGTGCGGGATGCGGCAGTCGGCGTGCAGGAAGGCGTCAACGGCAAACACTTGGTGGGTTACCTGGTGGCGACCGATGCAGCGCTGAATCCCGGCGAGCGCCTGGACCGCATCAAGCAACGCCTGCGCGCGGAGTTGCCGGAATACATGGTGCCGCTGCACTGGCTATGGCTCGACCGCTTGCCGCTGAACGCCAATGGCAAGCTGGACCGCAACGCTTTGCCGGCCCTGGAGATTGGCCAGTTGCACAGCCAGGATTACCTGGCGCCGCGCAACGAACTGGAAGCCACCTTGGCGGCGATTTGGGCTGAGGTGTTGAAGGTTGAACGGGTGGGCGTGCAGGACAACTTCTTCGAGCTGGGCGGGCATTCACTGCTGGCCACGCAGATTGCTTCGCGGGTGCAGAAAACCCTGCAACGCGATGTGCCGCTGCGGGCGATGTTCGAGTGCAGCACGGTGGCAGAGTTGGCCGAGTATATCGACGGGCTGGCGGCCAATGAGATCAGTGCGGAGAAGGTGGATCGGCTGAGTGATTTGATGGCGGAGTTGGAGGGCTTGTAATCTTCGCTGACTGTGCGGGCCTCATCGCAGGCAAGCCAGCTCCCACACTTGAATGTATTCACAATTCAAAAGGTGGGAGCGGGCTTGCTCGCGAACGCGTCGGCCCTGGCGCTGCTTATTTCGGGCCGAGAATCTTCACCAGTTTGTCTGGCGACGGCGCGCCTTGCTGTTGCTGCAAGCCGCCCTTGTCATCCCGATAGAAAATCGCCGGTGTTGCCGACAGTTCCAGCTCTTCCATCAGCTTCATGTTGGCATCGAGCTTGGCTTCGATATCTGCCGGGATCTTGTCCAGCGCCTGCAATTTGCTGCCCTTGCCGGCGGCTTCGTGTGCTTCCAGGGCTTTTTGCGGGTCTTTGGCGGCCAGCAGCGCGGCGGATTTGCCTGGGCTGTCTTCGCGAATGATGCCGACCATGATGTGGCGCAATTGCACCTTGCCGGCCTTGACCCACGGGCGTGCCTGTTCCCAGAACATGTTGCAGTACGGGCAGTTGGGGTCACTGAACAGGTAGACGATGCGCGGCGCGTTTTTGTCGCCGTCCTGGATCCAGTTGCTGTGTTCCATCTTGGCCCAGACTTCCTTGGCCATCGGCGCGTACACCAGTTTTTCCAGCGGCGCGCTGCTCAGGTCATTGCCTTGGGCGTCGTACAGGTTACCGGCCAGCACACTTTTACCGTCGGCGGTCAGGTACAGGGCCATGCCACGGTTCTGGTATTGCGCAGCGTAACCAGTGAGGCCGCTGGGCGCGTCGAACTTGCCGAGGATCTTGGCGCCCTTGGCTTCGATCTGTTTGATCGGCGCCGGCCAGTCTTCGGCCTGGGCCAGTGTGGCCGCGAGTGTCAGCGGCAGCAGGGTCAGCAGGTGGCGGAGTCTTGGCATGTCGGTTTCCTTGTGGCAGCAGGGGCAGTGTCGAAGGGTTCCATGGCACGGGCCAGGCTGGCCTGGGACAGTTCGCCCAGGTGGCTGTTGATCAGGCGCCCATCGGCTTGGTAGAACAACGTTGTCGGCAGGGCCATGGAGCCCACGGCCTGGCCGAGGCGGCCGCTGGCATCAAACAGCACGTTGTCGAGGGTCAGGCCTTGGGTGGCGAGAAAGGTGCTGACGCTTTGCATGCTTTCGGCCTGGTTGACGAACAGGAAGGTCACGTCCGGCCGTTGGTGCTGTGCGCGCTCCAGCACCGGCATTTCACGGCGGCACGGCGGGCACCAGGTGGCCCAGAGGTTGATCACCAGCGGGCCGCCTTTGTAGTCGGCCAGTTGCACCACGTCGCCATTGGCATTGCGCAAGGTGATGTCCGGCAGTTGCGAGCCCTTGTCGTAAAGGCTCAGGGACACGCTGGTCAGGCCCCAGAACACCAGCCCGGTGACCACCCCGGCACTCAGGGGTGTGCGCATGGCCGGGCGGCGCCAGCCGTAGAACACGGCGCCCAGCACCAGCGCGATCACGCCGGGCCAGGGCAGGAAGCCGCCGTCGCGCAGGTCGACCATTTGCAGTGGGTCGTGGCTGTAGTCGCTCCAGTACATCAGTACAAAGCTTAAGCGCGCCACCAGCATGCCCAGCAAAAATAGGCTGAACAGCACCGATTCGGGGTTCTCACCGCCGCGCTTGGCCACGCGCCAGCCCGCCAGTGTGGCGAGGATCAGCGCGCTGATCAGCAGGATGTGATTCAGGGCGATGGCGAACGTACCGATGGTCAGGGTCAGCATCAGCGCGCGTCCCGGGTTTGCGTCCAGCGTTGCAGGAAGGCGGCGGCATCCACTTCGCCGGTGATGCGTTGGGCGCGACGTTCTTCACCGTCCGGGCCGATCCACACGAAGCTCGGTGGCCCCGGCACCTTGTAGCGCCCGAGCAGCTCGCGGCTGGCGGCGTTGTCGGCGGTGACGTCCAGGCGCAACAGGCGCACGTCTTTAAGCGCGTCCATCACCTGGGGTTGGCCGAAGACTTGTTTTTCCATGATCTTGCACGACACACACCAGTCGGCGTAGTAGTCCACCAGCACCCATTGGCCCTGGGCCTTGGCGCTGTCGAGCTGGCTTTGCAGCACGGCCGGGTCGTTGATGGTCATGAACGCGTCGTGGGCGCTCGGCGCAGCAGCGACCTTCGAGCCGCTGTAGACCTTCAACGGTTGCCACAGGTCGTCGCTGCCACCGGCCGCTCCTACCACCAGCAGCGCGCCCCACAGGCCCAGCACCAGCGAGCCGGCGCCGAATACCTTGGCCGCCAGCCCGTATTCGCGGGCCAGTGTCCAGCCGCAGTAGGCCATCACCAGCGCCAAGGCGCCCCACAGGCCGAGCCACAGGCTTTCGCCGACCACCGGGCGGATCATCAGCACGGCGGTGCCGAGGAACAGGAAGCCGAAGATGCCCTTGAGCACGTTCATCCAGGTGCCCGGCTTGGGCAGGAAGCGGTTGCCCACGGTCACCAGCAGCAACAGTGGAATGCCGATGCCGATGCCCATGGCGAACAGGATCAAACCGCCGTGCAGCGCGTTGCCGCTCTGGGCGATATACAGCAGGGCGCCCGCCAGCGGCGCGGTCATGCATGGGCCGACCAACAGGCCGGACAGCGCACCGAGAATACCGGCGCCGACCAGGCTGCCACCGCTTTGCTGACGGCTGACATTGTCCAGGCGATCACGCAGGAAGGCCGGCAGTTGCAGTTCAAAGAAGCCGAACATCGGCAGGGCCAGGATCACAAACAGCGCGGCAAAGCTGCCGAGGATCCACGGCGTTTGCAGGAGGGCGGCAAGGTTGCCGCCCAGCAGCGCGGCCAGTACGCCGAGCGCCGCATACACCAGCGCCATGCACACCACATAGCTGCTGGCCAGGGCAAAGCCGCGACGGGGGCTGGCGCCGCTGCCGACCACCAGGCCCGCGAGGATCGGCAGCATCGGCAGCGAGCACGGGGCAAATGCCAGCAGCAGGCCCAGGCCGAAGAACACCAGCAGGCTCCAACCCAGGCTGCGCTGTTGCAGGCCGCTGGCCAGGCTTTGGTCCTGAGCTTGTGCGGTCGCCGCAACGGCCGGGTTGCCGCCCAGGTCTACAGTGATTGATTGCGGCGGGTAGCACAGGCCGGCATCGGCGCAGCCCTGCCAGCCGAGCTTGAGCTGGCCGGTGGCGCCGGCCGGGATCTTCACTTCCAGGCCCTGGCGGTACACTTGCTGCTCGCCGAAGAACTCATCGCTGTGGGCTTCGCCTTGCGGCAGCACGGGTTTTTCAGCCAGGCCGTCGAACTTCATGCGCTGCTGATAAAGGTAATATCCGTCGGCAATCTGCCAATACAGCTGGGTTTCGCCGCTTTCAAGACGCTCGGAGGTAAAGGTGAACGCTTTGCCCACCGGCAAAAAATCGGGTTTGGTCTCGAATGGATTGCCCGGCGCGGCCTGGGCGAACCCTGCGAATAACACCAGCAGAAAGGTAAACAGATACCGCATGGTCAAGCCTTAGTTCGATGCAAGTTAGGCACACAATGTGTGGTGTTGATTAACCGATGATTAACCGGGCGCTATTCTAAACTGAGCGTGTCGGTTTTCACGGCATAATCGGCGCTTAATCCGCCCGACCTTTAATTCCCCCATCTTTCATGAAGGGTTAACCATGCACGTACTGGTCTGTGAAGACGACGAACTGATCGCCAGCGGCATTGTGGCCGGGCTTGGCGCCCAGGGTTTTACCGTCGAGCGCGT
The window above is part of the Pseudomonas sp. KBS0710 genome. Proteins encoded here:
- the dsbG gene encoding thiol:disulfide interchange protein DsbG, with amino-acid sequence MPRLRHLLTLLPLTLAATLAQAEDWPAPIKQIEAKGAKILGKFDAPSGLTGYAAQYQNRGMALYLTADGKSVLAGNLYDAQGNDLSSAPLEKLVYAPMAKEVWAKMEHSNWIQDGDKNAPRIVYLFSDPNCPYCNMFWEQARPWVKAGKVQLRHIMVGIIREDSPGKSAALLAAKDPQKALEAHEAAGKGSKLQALDKIPADIEAKLDANMKLMEELELSATPAIFYRDDKGGLQQQQGAPSPDKLVKILGPK
- a CDS encoding TlpA disulfide reductase family protein, which produces MLTLTIGTFAIALNHILLISALILATLAGWRVAKRGGENPESVLFSLFLLGMLVARLSFVLMYWSDYSHDPLQMVDLRDGGFLPWPGVIALVLGAVFYGWRRPAMRTPLSAGVVTGLVFWGLTSVSLSLYDKGSQLPDITLRNANGDVVQLADYKGGPLVINLWATWCPPCRREMPVLERAQHQRPDVTFLFVNQAESMQSVSTFLATQGLTLDNVLFDASGRLGQAVGSMALPTTLFYQADGRLINSHLGELSQASLARAMEPFDTAPAATRKPTCQDSATC
- the dsbD gene encoding protein-disulfide reductase DsbD is translated as MRYLFTFLLVLFAGFAQAAPGNPFETKPDFLPVGKAFTFTSERLESGETQLYWQIADGYYLYQQRMKFDGLAEKPVLPQGEAHSDEFFGEQQVYRQGLEVKIPAGATGQLKLGWQGCADAGLCYPPQSITVDLGGNPAVAATAQAQDQSLASGLQQRSLGWSLLVFFGLGLLLAFAPCSLPMLPILAGLVVGSGASPRRGFALASSYVVCMALVYAALGVLAALLGGNLAALLQTPWILGSFAALFVILALPMFGFFELQLPAFLRDRLDNVSRQQSGGSLVGAGILGALSGLLVGPCMTAPLAGALLYIAQSGNALHGGLILFAMGIGIGIPLLLLVTVGNRFLPKPGTWMNVLKGIFGFLFLGTAVLMIRPVVGESLWLGLWGALALVMAYCGWTLAREYGLAAKVFGAGSLVLGLWGALLVVGAAGGSDDLWQPLKVYSGSKVAAAPSAHDAFMTINDPAVLQSQLDSAKAQGQWVLVDYYADWCVSCKIMEKQVFGQPQVMDALKDVRLLRLDVTADNAASRELLGRYKVPGPPSFVWIGPDGEERRAQRITGEVDAAAFLQRWTQTRDAR